The Pyrobaculum sp. 3827-6 genome has a segment encoding these proteins:
- the yjjX gene encoding inosine/xanthosine triphosphatase → MIVAVGTKNPNKIRAVEEAYKMFGIPAVVVPAPARPPVPPQPVGLEAVVKGAVERAKAALSQIPKAEHGVGIEAGAVQAADTHLDITIAAVADREGVVTIGFGPAFQIPPPFLPHVLNGVELGALAERHYQRPSIGYREGIIGALTKRRITRKDLNLAAVAMALVPRLPHNTPLYKTKKNI, encoded by the coding sequence GTGATAGTGGCGGTGGGGACTAAAAACCCAAACAAGATAAGAGCAGTGGAGGAGGCCTACAAGATGTTCGGCATACCGGCGGTGGTGGTGCCAGCCCCAGCGCGGCCCCCAGTCCCCCCACAGCCCGTTGGCCTCGAAGCCGTGGTGAAGGGAGCCGTGGAGAGGGCAAAAGCCGCGCTGAGCCAGATACCCAAGGCGGAGCACGGCGTCGGGATAGAGGCGGGGGCGGTGCAGGCCGCCGACACCCACCTCGACATAACCATAGCCGCCGTCGCAGACAGAGAAGGCGTAGTAACCATAGGCTTCGGCCCCGCCTTCCAGATACCACCCCCCTTCCTCCCCCACGTCCTAAACGGCGTGGAGCTCGGCGCCCTAGCCGAGAGGCACTACCAAAGACCCTCCATAGGCTACCGCGAAGGCATCATAGGCGCCCTAACCAAGAGGCGCATAACCAGAAAAGACCTAAACCTAGCCGCAGTCGCCATGGCCCTAGTCCCAAGACTCCCCCACAACACCCCCCTATACAAAACCAAGAAAAACATATAA
- a CDS encoding TusE/DsrC/DsvC family sulfur relay protein, with protein sequence MPVKCPGEYKVDDVVVILDEECFMQNPEAWNEKVAEWLARELEGIQQMTDDHWKVVKYLREYWETYGVCPPIKMLLKETGNTLERIYQLFPSGPANGACKIAGAPKPTGCV encoded by the coding sequence ATGCCAGTGAAATGCCCGGGGGAATACAAGGTTGATGATGTTGTTGTAATATTAGACGAGGAGTGTTTTATGCAAAATCCAGAGGCGTGGAATGAGAAAGTAGCAGAATGGCTAGCGCGTGAGTTAGAGGGAATACAACAAATGACAGATGATCATTGGAAAGTAGTTAAGTATCTCAGAGAGTACTGGGAAACCTACGGCGTATGTCCGCCTATAAAGATGTTGCTAAAAGAAACAGGAAACACGCTTGAAAGAATATACCAGCTCTTTCCCTCAGGCCCTGCAAACGGCGCTTGTAAAATAGCTGGAGCGCCTAAGCCAACAGGTTGTGTGTAA
- the dsrA gene encoding dissimilatory-type sulfite reductase subunit alpha → MAAPPGLPPPEKLLEKADEYLAELEKGPWPSHVSELKKTGYPVRVYGVGLVARKSPWGPSAVKAKRLTGVLARIARDWVPGGGEEVHFRVFHTPGRFLPTDYLRKIIQISREYGVGLIEAVGQTGAMVINVKSKDLGDKMIDTLREIGTDVGGSGDAIRELNACVGPALCEFALYDTLNWLVAFRKDKRVHDATAVPGYPYKFKIKLSGCPMDCARANRGDIGFIGVWKGAPEVDQELLRKKIENGEVDPEKLVANCPSGAISWDPAKKELKIDGARCKKSMHCIRAAFPAIKPGKEKRVAVVVGGGSKGRYGPKLGWFIGFLKPDEVDKAIDVTFKVIKPWDEEAQAKYRLGDYILMEGLYRFIEKAGISLEDTPKYVEKLPDNVPYRVLPEEERKKFAEFAEKVKQLVRV, encoded by the coding sequence ATGGCAGCTCCACCCGGATTACCACCGCCAGAAAAGCTTCTAGAAAAAGCCGACGAATACCTGGCTGAACTTGAAAAAGGGCCATGGCCTAGCCATGTAAGCGAGTTGAAAAAGACCGGTTATCCGGTGCGGGTATACGGTGTGGGTCTAGTGGCTAGGAAAAGCCCTTGGGGCCCCAGTGCCGTTAAGGCAAAACGTCTTACAGGCGTCTTGGCCAGAATCGCCAGAGACTGGGTCCCAGGAGGTGGGGAGGAGGTTCACTTCAGAGTATTCCACACGCCCGGGAGATTTCTACCTACAGACTACCTTAGAAAGATTATCCAAATATCCAGGGAATATGGCGTCGGTTTAATTGAAGCTGTGGGGCAAACTGGTGCAATGGTGATCAATGTAAAGAGCAAAGACTTGGGAGATAAAATGATTGATACACTCAGAGAGATAGGGACAGACGTCGGCGGGAGCGGCGACGCGATTAGAGAATTAAACGCATGTGTAGGTCCTGCTCTGTGCGAATTCGCACTTTATGATACACTAAACTGGTTAGTTGCGTTTAGAAAAGACAAGCGTGTACATGACGCCACCGCCGTTCCAGGCTATCCGTATAAGTTCAAGATAAAGTTGTCAGGCTGTCCAATGGATTGCGCAAGGGCAAATAGAGGAGATATCGGATTTATAGGTGTTTGGAAAGGCGCGCCCGAGGTAGATCAAGAACTATTAAGGAAGAAGATTGAGAACGGCGAGGTAGATCCAGAGAAACTTGTGGCGAACTGTCCAAGCGGCGCAATCAGCTGGGATCCTGCTAAGAAAGAGCTCAAGATAGATGGGGCACGGTGTAAAAAATCGATGCACTGCATTAGGGCGGCGTTCCCCGCTATTAAGCCAGGTAAAGAAAAGAGAGTAGCAGTAGTAGTCGGTGGGGGTAGTAAGGGGCGTTACGGCCCCAAACTCGGCTGGTTTATTGGATTCTTAAAACCTGATGAGGTTGATAAGGCAATAGATGTCACATTTAAAGTAATTAAGCCGTGGGACGAGGAGGCGCAGGCAAAGTATAGACTTGGCGATTATATTCTCATGGAGGGATTATACAGATTTATAGAAAAAGCTGGTATTAGCTTAGAAGATACGCCGAAATACGTCGAGAAACTGCCAGATAATGTGCCCTATAGAGTATTGCCAGAGGAAGAGCGTAAGAAATTTGCAGAATTTGCCGAAAAAGTTAAGCAGTTGGTGAGGGTATGA
- a CDS encoding HEPN domain-containing protein yields MIHPKWIERHYRHMTEAIRGLERGDDSWACYNAYVAVRALLMGVLGNHPYAPTPALHALPSLLAKAVGNPSIEAVKCAHCLEKRLTDPKGDLCVKCADLISECVSKLSPSRVHGK; encoded by the coding sequence GTGATCCACCCCAAGTGGATAGAGCGCCACTATAGACACATGACAGAGGCGATTAGAGGCCTCGAGCGGGGCGACGACTCATGGGCTTGCTACAACGCCTACGTCGCCGTGAGGGCCCTTCTCATGGGGGTGCTGGGCAACCACCCATATGCCCCCACGCCGGCTCTCCACGCCCTCCCCTCGCTCTTGGCAAAGGCCGTGGGCAACCCCTCTATTGAAGCAGTCAAATGCGCCCACTGTTTAGAAAAGCGATTGACAGATCCCAAAGGGGATCTATGCGTAAAATGTGCAGATCTAATAAGTGAATGTGTATCAAAGCTTAGCCCCAGCCGCGTCCACGGCAAATAG
- a CDS encoding uroporphyrinogen-III C-methyltransferase, whose translation MPIYVVGAGPGDPSLLTVKAVELLRQADVVAYGDLVPEEIVTLYAPSAKRVKIGHRKEEHDTIVEQLIEEARDRNVVILKNGDPSIFGRGVQICKKAENRGVSCQIVPGISAFTAAAALYKIELTDGVSLRHIALFSFPHFNSEILNKVAADTAVIFMMGERLDMVKTAVIQNCEKNVEIYICYAITIGGGCIKIVNVDELDKFQGVRPLLIIIRKCKHT comes from the coding sequence ATGCCGATCTACGTAGTGGGGGCGGGCCCCGGCGACCCGAGCCTGCTAACGGTTAAGGCAGTGGAGTTACTGCGTCAAGCAGACGTCGTAGCCTACGGCGATCTCGTGCCTGAAGAAATCGTTACGCTTTACGCTCCAAGCGCCAAGAGGGTAAAAATTGGACACAGAAAAGAAGAACATGATACGATAGTGGAACAGTTAATAGAAGAGGCTAGGGATCGGAATGTTGTGATTCTGAAAAATGGAGATCCCTCTATCTTTGGCAGAGGAGTACAGATATGTAAAAAAGCCGAAAATAGGGGAGTGTCCTGCCAAATAGTGCCGGGCATCAGTGCCTTTACGGCAGCTGCAGCGTTGTACAAAATAGAGCTTACAGACGGCGTATCGCTAAGACATATAGCTCTCTTCTCTTTTCCTCATTTTAACTCAGAAATCCTTAACAAGGTTGCAGCAGACACCGCCGTAATTTTTATGATGGGCGAAAGACTAGATATGGTAAAGACAGCTGTAATACAAAATTGTGAGAAAAATGTTGAAATATATATATGTTATGCAATTACAATAGGGGGAGGTTGTATTAAAATAGTTAATGTAGATGAATTAGATAAATTCCAAGGAGTAAGACCTTTGTTGATAATTATTCGTAAATGTAAACATACATAG
- a CDS encoding radical SAM/SPASM domain-containing protein, producing MKIIQIEVSTVCNGACIYCPLTIFSATWNRKFMDISLFIKILNEGKELGFEHVHLQGWGEPLLHPRFIELLSMAKTSFMTSFATNGVYLTNEMAHRILKAGVDLVAVTFAGATAATHNMIRKGNDFDTVVQNVKNFIKISKLHHNRPKVVAIYMLLKETLRELPRFVELAANLGVDEINLSNISYIPNLHTWRRRIFTEFFREVPHEVLETIKEARRIAEEFGIPLNHRRFSPLEYTICPENPLSTLFINVEGDVSPCVYLNIPAHDLVRCFEGRCEKAPRLVFGNLKTENLKTILTKRRYKDFINIWEMRVRETTIPVFPPDECKNCYLLYGI from the coding sequence GTGAAAATCATTCAAATTGAGGTCTCAACAGTCTGTAATGGGGCGTGTATTTATTGCCCCTTAACTATTTTCTCAGCAACTTGGAATAGAAAATTTATGGACATTTCTCTTTTTATAAAAATCCTTAATGAAGGTAAAGAATTAGGTTTTGAACATGTACATTTACAAGGGTGGGGAGAGCCCCTCCTTCATCCTAGATTTATTGAGCTGTTATCTATGGCTAAGACCAGTTTTATGACAAGCTTTGCAACAAATGGCGTATATCTAACCAATGAAATGGCACATAGAATTCTTAAAGCAGGTGTAGATTTAGTAGCAGTAACTTTTGCAGGTGCAACTGCCGCCACTCATAATATGATCAGAAAGGGAAACGACTTTGATACAGTTGTACAGAATGTTAAAAATTTTATAAAAATTTCCAAATTACATCACAATAGGCCGAAAGTTGTAGCAATTTACATGTTATTAAAGGAAACGCTTAGAGAACTGCCTCGTTTCGTAGAGTTGGCGGCTAATTTAGGTGTAGATGAAATAAACTTAAGTAATATTTCCTACATCCCAAATCTCCATACTTGGCGACGCCGAATTTTTACGGAATTTTTCAGAGAAGTACCCCACGAAGTGTTGGAAACAATAAAAGAGGCGAGACGTATAGCTGAAGAGTTTGGCATTCCTCTCAACCATAGGAGATTTTCCCCACTGGAATATACCATATGTCCAGAAAATCCCTTATCAACACTTTTTATAAACGTCGAGGGAGACGTCTCTCCCTGTGTATATTTAAACATCCCAGCACATGACCTTGTTAGATGTTTTGAAGGCAGATGCGAAAAAGCGCCTCGCTTAGTATTTGGTAATTTAAAAACAGAAAATTTAAAAACTATACTAACGAAGCGCCGATATAAGGATTTTATCAATATCTGGGAGATGAGAGTGCGTGAAACAACAATTCCGGTCTTCCCACCGGATGAATGCAAAAATTGTTATCTTTTATATGGAATCTAA
- the dsrB gene encoding dissimilatory-type sulfite reductase subunit beta: MSIELKYPTEVERFLPEIIKRNYGKWKERKFHGSGIIEHISETGERVFTIKVALPPNARVSADTLEKFADIADKYGVGALRITVAGNVEFITDSLEKAQKIKEEVEKMGFPVGGWRGAMWGINTCTAFLTCQIGVVDAPSIGKALGDALKPYFTGEIPLPAKLRIFISGCPSGCAGGTATDIAIVGMWGAPPKIREEVLPLCMPPPKALAKIPESQIFLVQVCPTGALTLRRQDGQIKLVLVGEKCINCGRCKDNCDAFDYDPKDVGVAILVGGRMSNSGGGPRLARNLIPWLPANPPRYEEIVAVVKQVVEVWRQNAKPGERLADFIDRIGWAKFLDLVGVPRPIAEYMWMPDIARTYLTYRARGEYIFKGFRDAI; this comes from the coding sequence ATGAGCATAGAGCTGAAATACCCAACTGAAGTCGAGAGATTCCTTCCTGAGATAATAAAACGTAATTACGGCAAATGGAAAGAGAGGAAGTTCCACGGGTCCGGAATTATTGAACATATCTCAGAAACGGGCGAAAGAGTATTTACAATAAAAGTGGCGTTGCCCCCAAATGCGAGGGTAAGCGCAGATACGTTAGAAAAATTTGCAGATATTGCAGATAAATATGGCGTGGGCGCATTAAGAATAACAGTAGCTGGCAACGTTGAATTCATCACTGATAGTTTAGAAAAGGCCCAAAAGATAAAGGAAGAGGTGGAGAAAATGGGATTCCCAGTAGGCGGCTGGAGGGGTGCCATGTGGGGCATAAATACATGTACCGCATTTCTAACATGTCAGATAGGAGTAGTAGACGCTCCGAGTATAGGGAAAGCGCTTGGAGACGCCTTAAAGCCTTACTTTACAGGCGAGATACCGTTGCCAGCCAAGCTAAGGATATTCATCTCCGGCTGTCCCTCTGGGTGTGCCGGCGGCACCGCCACCGATATCGCAATTGTGGGGATGTGGGGAGCCCCGCCCAAAATAAGAGAAGAAGTCTTACCATTATGTATGCCGCCGCCTAAGGCGCTCGCCAAAATACCCGAGTCGCAGATATTCCTAGTGCAGGTGTGTCCCACGGGTGCGTTGACTCTGAGGAGACAAGACGGCCAGATTAAATTAGTATTGGTTGGTGAGAAGTGTATTAACTGCGGCAGATGTAAAGATAATTGTGATGCATTTGACTACGATCCTAAAGATGTTGGCGTAGCTATCCTAGTAGGGGGTAGAATGTCAAATTCAGGCGGCGGCCCAAGACTGGCACGTAACTTAATACCATGGCTACCGGCGAACCCACCTCGGTACGAGGAAATTGTGGCTGTCGTCAAGCAGGTAGTAGAGGTATGGCGCCAGAACGCCAAACCAGGCGAGAGACTAGCCGACTTCATCGATAGGATTGGATGGGCTAAATTCCTGGACTTAGTAGGCGTGCCGAGGCCTATAGCAGAGTACATGTGGATGCCAGACATTGCGCGCACCTATCTCACTTATAGAGCCCGTGGCGAGTATATATTCAAAGGCTTTAGAGATGCAATTTAA
- a CDS encoding putative sulfate exporter family transporter, translating into MSQQQKKIDWSSLWKKEDWWALWLGLVLFFYAFIGFWAYADALGWVPMWTKWTDPGKAFAVPNPKLVFGSPWVNLVVAWLVLMLLLAGPAKLIGVKFGDWVRGFSVVYWLWWLCAFVIGYKPIADVVTTEFAFTLALFVGMLLGNLPRVPQWLLGSARGEWFIKTAIVLLGAKILFTDWIRYGGTVLTMVLMSFPVFMLLAFPIFRLFTRNTDLSVVAAVGVGVCGVSASIAAAGAIGAPAIYPTMVSAAILIYAAVELVILPWVGISLVKAGVISPAAAGAWMGLSVKTDGAAAASAEIVARGVGSDIPLSIGVMSKVLIDIWIGVIAFVLALIWVFIVETRRAAAEQKAGVERRRPSPLELWFRFPKFVLGYFFTSIVVSLLIMHLAGTVYASQQNPVDAATKAVVPVVVNRGTDPFRVLLFGLTFVAIGINTRFSLMKQYKVWNLFIAYGIALLIIIGLAYLVSTSFFPK; encoded by the coding sequence ATGTCCCAGCAACAAAAGAAAATTGACTGGAGTTCTCTCTGGAAAAAGGAGGATTGGTGGGCGCTGTGGCTTGGACTTGTTTTGTTCTTTTACGCATTTATTGGATTTTGGGCGTATGCCGACGCGCTGGGGTGGGTGCCTATGTGGACTAAGTGGACTGACCCCGGTAAGGCGTTCGCCGTTCCTAATCCAAAACTTGTGTTCGGCTCTCCGTGGGTTAACCTAGTGGTGGCTTGGCTTGTGTTGATGTTGTTGCTGGCGGGCCCGGCGAAGTTGATCGGCGTCAAGTTCGGCGACTGGGTGAGGGGCTTTTCCGTAGTTTACTGGCTTTGGTGGCTATGCGCCTTTGTTATCGGCTACAAGCCTATTGCCGACGTGGTTACCACCGAGTTTGCCTTTACTCTGGCGCTGTTTGTGGGGATGTTGCTAGGGAATTTGCCCAGAGTGCCTCAGTGGCTGCTGGGCTCTGCCAGAGGGGAGTGGTTTATAAAGACGGCAATTGTACTCCTCGGCGCTAAGATCCTGTTTACCGACTGGATTAGGTACGGCGGCACCGTTTTGACTATGGTATTGATGTCATTTCCGGTGTTTATGCTTCTCGCATTTCCAATATTTAGACTGTTCACAAGGAATACGGATCTCAGCGTCGTGGCCGCGGTTGGGGTCGGCGTCTGCGGCGTCTCGGCCTCAATTGCGGCGGCTGGCGCCATCGGCGCGCCTGCCATCTACCCCACCATGGTCTCGGCGGCGATTTTAATATACGCGGCGGTGGAGCTTGTCATACTGCCCTGGGTTGGGATTTCTCTAGTTAAGGCGGGTGTTATAAGCCCGGCGGCCGCGGGGGCGTGGATGGGCCTCTCCGTCAAGACAGACGGCGCCGCCGCCGCCTCCGCTGAGATAGTGGCGAGGGGGGTGGGTAGCGATATTCCGCTTAGCATAGGCGTTATGTCTAAAGTGCTGATCGACATATGGATTGGGGTCATAGCCTTCGTGCTGGCGTTAATCTGGGTGTTTATTGTCGAGACTCGGAGAGCCGCCGCCGAGCAGAAGGCTGGCGTGGAGAGGAGGAGGCCTTCTCCTCTAGAGTTGTGGTTTAGATTTCCCAAGTTTGTCTTGGGATACTTCTTTACTTCTATTGTGGTGTCGCTCCTCATCATGCACCTCGCGGGCACCGTATACGCCTCTCAACAGAACCCGGTGGACGCCGCTACGAAGGCCGTGGTGCCTGTGGTGGTTAATAGGGGCACTGACCCGTTCCGCGTGTTGCTCTTCGGCTTGACCTTCGTGGCTATTGGGATAAACACCAGGTTTAGCTTGATGAAGCAGTACAAGGTGTGGAACCTTTTCATCGCCTACGGCATCGCCCTGTTGATAATTATCGGCCTAGCCTATTTAGTAAGCACGTCGTTCTTCCCCAAGTAA
- a CDS encoding DUF1641 domain-containing protein, which translates to MKEYLSEEIRRKWLAVDRIVATPSGKSMPTVPREVVEQQLWGAAEYLVRSGVLDHVVELLATIAMLHDVVTDRMVDELAKNVIRPLGLLIDGLTRTSLVEVIGRALADPELEKALVEAKEDKKISIRTLISLLNDAEVRRGLYITLVLLKALGKSAKEI; encoded by the coding sequence GTGAAAGAGTATCTGTCCGAGGAGATCCGGCGCAAGTGGCTTGCCGTAGACAGAATAGTAGCTACGCCCTCAGGAAAATCCATGCCTACAGTGCCTAGAGAGGTTGTCGAGCAACAACTATGGGGAGCCGCTGAATACCTAGTGAGATCCGGCGTATTGGATCACGTAGTAGAGCTTCTCGCCACTATTGCTATGTTACATGATGTAGTTACTGACAGAATGGTAGATGAACTTGCCAAAAATGTAATAAGACCCCTCGGCCTTTTGATTGACGGTTTGACAAGAACATCGCTAGTAGAGGTAATCGGCAGGGCATTAGCAGATCCAGAGTTAGAAAAAGCACTTGTTGAGGCTAAGGAAGACAAGAAAATATCTATACGTACACTTATATCTCTTCTAAATGATGCCGAGGTAAGGAGGGGGCTTTACATAACACTGGTTTTACTAAAGGCGCTGGGCAAATCCGCTAAAGAAATATAG
- a CDS encoding NAD(P)/FAD-dependent oxidoreductase, which translates to MKKIIVLGAGTGGMIVANSLARDLRREIVKGEVELMIFDKSKTYYFEAAFVPYIAGAYDEEDLIYDKTKILDPKIKAFLGDEGNVVKIDLKNRTITTAKGKSYTYDYLVIALGCSYEPSLVPGLLDDYHTYYTFEGAKEVRKLLQEFTGGTIVQLLAMLDVSMKCPITSGKAPLLIDSYLSNVRMLKGRYKIIVATTQDHLHAQPEVNKVLEEMLKIRGMEYIYEFEPERVDAKNKVLISTKGEKIKYDLLITVPPHRGPRVIGDSGIGNPFNLVPGDRYNLTYRKGKEHYDDVFIVGDVADIGVTRAGSVAHYEAIVVSHNIASEIKGHGDKWIFYGETICPYLGAVYSPAEKGAAWMPWWTYVKNARPFIGNRWGWYLIRMYYLSIPLTLRGLI; encoded by the coding sequence ATGAAAAAAATTATTGTCCTTGGGGCAGGGACTGGTGGAATGATAGTTGCAAATAGCTTAGCCAGAGATTTGCGCAGAGAAATTGTAAAAGGGGAGGTTGAGTTAATGATTTTCGACAAATCAAAAACTTATTATTTTGAAGCAGCATTTGTGCCGTATATAGCTGGGGCATATGATGAGGAAGATCTTATATATGATAAAACTAAAATACTTGATCCTAAAATTAAAGCCTTTTTAGGAGATGAAGGTAATGTAGTCAAAATAGATTTAAAAAACCGGACAATTACTACGGCAAAGGGGAAGAGCTATACATACGATTATTTGGTCATAGCTCTTGGGTGTTCCTACGAGCCGTCGCTGGTGCCGGGTCTCCTTGACGATTATCATACTTACTATACCTTCGAAGGCGCTAAGGAAGTAAGAAAACTACTACAAGAATTCACAGGCGGCACAATAGTACAGCTTTTAGCAATGCTTGACGTATCAATGAAATGTCCAATAACCTCCGGCAAGGCGCCTCTTTTGATAGATTCATATCTAAGCAATGTAAGGATGCTGAAGGGGAGGTACAAGATAATTGTGGCGACTACGCAAGACCACCTACACGCCCAGCCTGAGGTCAATAAAGTACTGGAAGAAATGTTAAAAATCCGAGGCATGGAGTACATCTACGAATTTGAGCCAGAGCGAGTAGATGCTAAAAACAAGGTATTGATATCTACTAAAGGTGAAAAGATAAAATACGACTTACTTATAACAGTACCTCCACATCGAGGGCCTCGAGTCATAGGGGACTCCGGCATAGGGAATCCCTTTAATTTAGTACCGGGCGATAGATATAATCTGACGTACAGAAAGGGGAAAGAACATTACGACGATGTGTTTATCGTAGGCGATGTCGCCGACATTGGCGTTACCAGAGCCGGCTCGGTGGCGCACTATGAGGCAATTGTGGTTTCTCACAACATTGCTAGCGAAATTAAGGGCCACGGCGATAAGTGGATCTTTTACGGCGAGACTATCTGTCCCTATCTAGGTGCTGTGTATTCCCCAGCTGAGAAAGGCGCGGCGTGGATGCCCTGGTGGACATATGTAAAAAACGCAAGGCCGTTTATAGGCAATAGATGGGGCTGGTATTTAATAAGGATGTACTACCTCTCTATACCGCTTACACTCAGAGGGTTAATATGA
- a CDS encoding cobyrinate a,c-diamide synthase produces the protein MIPRIVISAPRGMSGKTIVTLGILYGLARRGLRVAPFKVGPDYIDPSYHSLAAGVAGRNLDVVLMGEDGVRRRFVKYAAGADLAVVEGVLGLYDSVDGVSELGSTAQVAKLLKAPVVVVLNGERVNRTLRAVVRGLKAFDPGVDVAGVILTNVTPRQAEKLVKALPEEGVEIVGVVPKSKKVAEAFAYRHLGLVPTGERGDAGGVLDVLESYVVPYLDLDGILSIAKRAGELDEEPEADPPAGGNCRLGIIMDRAFTFYYPELLEAAASVGEPVFINSLRDQALPPVDLVVVGGGFPEVLAEELERNKPFRKALLRYVESGGRLYAECGGLMYMTSSIVIDRSEYEMVGAIDAVTVMLDRPVGKGYVWGQVVGDTPVAPRGTRLVGHEFHYSKIIFREKPNLVIKLERGVGVGGGWDGVVKHNMHAQYLHIHPYTYNVLAALCRST, from the coding sequence GTGATTCCGAGGATTGTTATATCAGCCCCCCGTGGGATGTCCGGCAAGACCATTGTAACCCTTGGCATTTTGTACGGCCTCGCCCGCAGAGGGCTGAGGGTGGCGCCCTTCAAGGTGGGGCCCGACTACATAGACCCCTCCTACCATAGCCTTGCCGCCGGGGTGGCTGGCAGAAATCTCGACGTGGTGTTGATGGGCGAGGATGGGGTGAGGAGGAGGTTTGTGAAGTACGCCGCTGGCGCCGACTTGGCCGTGGTGGAGGGCGTGCTCGGCCTCTACGACTCGGTAGACGGCGTCTCCGAGTTGGGCTCCACGGCGCAGGTGGCGAAGTTGCTCAAGGCCCCGGTGGTGGTGGTGCTAAACGGCGAGAGGGTAAACAGGACGCTACGCGCCGTCGTCAGAGGCCTCAAGGCTTTTGACCCCGGCGTGGACGTGGCTGGCGTAATATTGACAAACGTCACCCCCAGGCAGGCGGAGAAGCTTGTCAAGGCCCTCCCCGAGGAGGGCGTGGAGATTGTGGGCGTTGTGCCAAAGTCGAAGAAAGTGGCCGAGGCCTTCGCCTACCGGCACCTAGGTCTAGTCCCCACCGGCGAGAGAGGCGACGCAGGCGGCGTCTTAGACGTGTTGGAGAGCTACGTGGTGCCCTACCTCGACCTCGACGGGATTCTGTCTATCGCCAAGAGGGCTGGGGAGCTGGACGAAGAACCCGAGGCTGACCCCCCCGCTGGCGGCAACTGCAGGTTGGGTATTATAATGGACCGCGCCTTCACCTTCTACTACCCAGAGCTCCTCGAGGCCGCGGCGTCGGTGGGGGAGCCTGTCTTCATAAATTCGCTGAGGGATCAAGCGCTGCCGCCGGTGGATCTCGTCGTGGTGGGTGGCGGATTCCCCGAAGTGCTGGCTGAGGAGCTGGAGCGGAACAAGCCCTTTAGAAAAGCCCTCCTGCGCTATGTGGAGTCGGGGGGGAGGCTGTACGCCGAGTGCGGAGGCCTTATGTACATGACCTCCTCTATAGTTATCGATCGTAGCGAGTACGAGATGGTGGGCGCCATAGACGCCGTCACGGTGATGCTGGACAGGCCGGTGGGCAAGGGATACGTCTGGGGGCAGGTGGTGGGGGATACCCCAGTGGCGCCCCGGGGGACGAGGCTGGTGGGCCACGAGTTCCACTACTCTAAGATTATCTTTAGGGAGAAGCCGAATCTCGTCATTAAGCTGGAGAGGGGCGTGGGGGTGGGAGGGGGGTGGGACGGCGTTGTGAAGCACAACATGCACGCCCAGTACCTACACATCCACCCCTATACATACAACGTCTTGGCGGCGTTATGCCGATCTACGTAG